Sequence from the Flavobacterium sp. TR2 genome:
GATATGACGTAGAATAGTATTTAATCTTCTTTTGCACACGTAAGAAAAATAACAATATTTATAATAAAATTTCGTTTAATGTTCTGTAAAAATTATCATGATGAAAGTAAGAAATTTATTAATTGCTATTGTTGCTGTTCTTGGAAGCTTATCTTCTTATGCTCAGTCTAATTTACTTAATGCCAAAACTGCCGATCAGATTGGGATTAAGACACCAGCTCAAATGATATCTGATAACGATAAGCCTCTTGCATATGGTTATGTTGATGATCGAGATATCTTGATGGGAAAAATGGTTTGGGAAATAATTGATTTAAATGAAAAAATCAATTTTCCATTATATTTTCCTGTCGACACAGCCAATATTGGGCCTGATAGACGTTCGCTGTACGATATTTTAACTAAGGGTATCAGAGAGGGCCGAATTACAGAGGTTTATGCAGATAGTTATTTTAATACAAAAAAGAGCTTAAAAGATATTCAAGGCGCGTTATCTCGAGTTGATACCACAGATGCTGGTCGTGAGCTTATCAATCAATATCCGGATGATTATAGAACACGTGTTGTGAAGAAAAAGGTAGTTACGGGTACAGGAAAGAACAAGAAGGTTACATATGTTGACCAAACTGTCGGGCCTACAAGAACAGTTCCTGCTGAATATATTTTGAAGCAAGATCTTACGGCCGCCGATGTGACTCAGTATAAAATTAAAGGTTTTTGGTATTTTGATAAAAGGCAAAGTGATTTGAAATATCGTTTGCTTGGAATTTGCCCTGTAACACCTGACGTTTACACTATGAATAGTGATGAAAAGGATTATATTGAGCTGTTCTGGGTCTTCTTCCCTAATGCGCGAGAAGTATTGCATGAAGGAAAAGCTTTCAATGACAAGAACTCGGCTATGCCAATTTCATTTGATCAAATTTTAAACTCAAGACGTTTTAATTCCATAATATATAAAGAAGAAAATGTTTATGGAGATCGCGAAATCAAAGATTACATTAAAGATAATGCACAAAGTCAATTGTTAGAATCGGAAAGGGTTAAAGAGAAGATTCGTAATTTTGAAGAAGATATGTGGAATTACTAAGTTCATAAACTCATAATAAGAAAAACTCTTGCTACCTTTGTAGTAAGAGTTTTTTTATTTTATCTATACACTTCACAATGCTTGATTATTTAATCGTCGGATCTGGATTGGCTGGAATTTCTTTTGCCGAAG
This genomic interval carries:
- the gldN gene encoding gliding motility protein GldN, with the translated sequence MKVRNLLIAIVAVLGSLSSYAQSNLLNAKTADQIGIKTPAQMISDNDKPLAYGYVDDRDILMGKMVWEIIDLNEKINFPLYFPVDTANIGPDRRSLYDILTKGIREGRITEVYADSYFNTKKSLKDIQGALSRVDTTDAGRELINQYPDDYRTRVVKKKVVTGTGKNKKVTYVDQTVGPTRTVPAEYILKQDLTAADVTQYKIKGFWYFDKRQSDLKYRLLGICPVTPDVYTMNSDEKDYIELFWVFFPNAREVLHEGKAFNDKNSAMPISFDQILNSRRFNSIIYKEENVYGDREIKDYIKDNAQSQLLESERVKEKIRNFEEDMWNY